A genome region from Chloroflexota bacterium includes the following:
- the amaP gene encoding alkaline shock response membrane anchor protein AmaP: MNTFNRAIVLLGTLLLIVLLIIAAVVPNTVLERLLYTLQQAQDVLVGRWPMSYVFFLVVDILLIFLLIVLLWLEIRPQAKKTLTVRTTSGTQAEVSTASLAQGLQSRLSGVSDVFKVRPVVRGRRDGVDILLDVEIAPEVDIPSKVEEISQTARDLIESRMGLKVSKIKVQLKQVPHGRAKVTPPAPPVQPPAMPAESAFPEQVETKPEGGAVTQSNSSPGVET, encoded by the coding sequence ATGAATACATTTAACCGCGCAATAGTTCTTCTGGGGACTTTGCTGCTCATTGTCCTGCTAATCATCGCAGCCGTTGTGCCCAATACTGTGCTGGAGAGGCTGCTGTATACTTTGCAGCAGGCCCAGGATGTTCTAGTAGGGCGATGGCCGATGAGCTATGTGTTTTTTCTGGTCGTGGATATCCTGTTGATTTTCCTACTCATCGTGCTGCTATGGCTGGAAATACGTCCTCAGGCGAAAAAGACGCTCACGGTGCGCACAACCAGCGGGACACAGGCAGAGGTAAGCACCGCTTCTTTAGCACAAGGGCTCCAATCTCGCTTAAGCGGAGTGAGCGATGTGTTCAAAGTACGACCTGTTGTGCGTGGCAGACGCGATGGGGTGGACATCTTGCTCGATGTAGAGATTGCGCCCGAGGTAGATATTCCCAGCAAAGTGGAGGAAATCTCGCAAACAGCGCGTGATCTGATCGAGAGTAGGATGGGGCTTAAGGTATCAAAGATCAAGGTGCAATTGAAACAAGTGCCCCACGGCAGAGCGAAAGTAACTCCGCCTGCACCTCCAGTGCAACCACCAGCTATGCCTGCAGAGAGTGCCTTCCCAGAACAAGTGGAGACAAAACCAGAAGGCGGAGCGGTGACACAGAGCAATTCTAGCCCAGGCGTGGAAACGTAG
- the scpB gene encoding SMC-Scp complex subunit ScpB — protein sequence MASQVEREEQKGYTHPLDLPARIEALLFVADEPVGIRELAQVLEASESAVEAALQQLVAHYQERGLRLQRTDRQVQFVTAPEVAPDVERFLGLDSRTKLSPAALETLALIAYRQPVTRAQIEAVRGVNCDGVLRTLLSHGLIAAVGRLEQAGRPILYGTTFAFLQYFGLTDLSELPALGELRSPTKGGEEYALRRTADEAPTIEEV from the coding sequence ATGGCTTCGCAAGTAGAACGCGAGGAACAGAAGGGATACACTCATCCACTCGATCTGCCAGCGAGAATCGAAGCGTTGCTCTTTGTGGCTGATGAACCAGTTGGCATCCGGGAGTTGGCACAGGTATTGGAGGCAAGCGAAAGCGCAGTAGAAGCAGCCCTCCAGCAATTGGTGGCTCATTACCAAGAGCGAGGTTTACGCCTGCAACGGACAGACCGCCAGGTTCAATTTGTAACTGCCCCCGAGGTTGCCCCTGATGTAGAGCGCTTTCTAGGATTGGACAGTCGCACTAAATTGTCTCCTGCAGCATTGGAAACGTTGGCGCTGATCGCTTATCGGCAACCCGTGACGCGCGCGCAGATCGAGGCCGTACGCGGTGTGAACTGCGATGGCGTGTTGCGCACCTTGCTTTCTCATGGTCTAATTGCTGCAGTGGGAAGACTGGAGCAAGCCGGGCGACCCATCCTTTATGGCACTACGTTCGCTTTCTTGCAGTATTTTGGCTTGACGGACCTGAGTGAGTTGCCGGCTTTGGGCGAATTGAGATCGCCAACGAAAGGAGGTGAAGAATATGCGCTCAGACGCACGGCGGACGAGGCGCCCACGATCGAAGAAGTATGA